The Meriones unguiculatus strain TT.TT164.6M chromosome 1, Bangor_MerUng_6.1, whole genome shotgun sequence genome has a segment encoding these proteins:
- the Mfsd13a gene encoding transmembrane protein 180 isoform X2 — protein MRLGWPQLRLLGLPTAVVYGSLALFTSILHNVFLLYYVDTFVSVYKINKVSFWVGETVFLLWNSFNDPLFGWLSDRQFLSSQPWSGAGLSSRDVVLTRVRALGWHGPLLALSFLAFWVPWAPAGLQFLLCLCLYDGFLTLVDLHHHALLADLALSAHDRTHLNFYCSLFSAAGSMSVFASYAFWNKEDFSSFRAFCVVLAAGSGLGFLGATRLLKWRIEATRRAKSSSALLIDGSACEEALLVGGGEAGTITLGQYLRQLARHQNFLWFVGMDLVQVFHCHFNSNFFPLFLEHLLSEHISLSTGSFLLGISYVAPHLNNLYFLPLCRRWGVYAVVRGLFLLKLSLSLLMLLAGPDHPGLLCFFIASNRVFTEGTCKLLTLVVTDLVDEDLVLNHRKQAASALLFGMVALVTKPGQTFAPLLGTWLLCFYTGHDLFQQPPVTSVGSVRPWPEPPAPAPAQAPTLRQGCFYLLVLVPITCALLQLFTWSRFTLHGRRLRMVKAQRQNLAQIHTLDIKVV, from the exons ATGAGGCTAGGCTGGCCCCAACTCAGGCTGCTGGGCCTGCCCACAGCCGTGGTGTATGGCTCCTTGGCTCTCTTCACCTCCATCCTGCATAATGTGTTCCTGCTGTACTACGTGGACACCTTTGTCTCCGTGTATAAGATCAACAAAGTGTCCTTCTGGGTTGGAGAG ACTGTATTTCTCCTCTGGAACAGCTTCAACGACCCCCTCTTCGGCTGGCTCAGTGACCGCCAGTTCCTCAGCTCCCAGCCATG GTCAGGAGCCGGGCTCTCCTCCAGAGATGTGGTGCTGACTCGGGTGCGGGCGCTAGGCTGGCACGGGCCGCTGCTGGCACTGTCCTTCCTGGCATTCTGGGTGCCCTGGGCCCCTGCTGGCTTGCAGTTCTTACTGTGCCTGTGCCTCTATGATGGCTTCCTGACGCTCGTGGACCTCCACCATCATGCCTTGCTGGCTGACCTGGCTCTCTCAGCCCATGACCGCACCCACCTCAACTTTTACTGCTCCCTCTTCAGTGCCGCTGGCTCCatgtctgtctttgcctcctatGCCTTTTGGAACAAGGAAGACTTCTCCTCCTTCCGTGCCTTTTGTGTGGTACTAGctgctggctctgggctgggcttTCTGGGAGCCACACGATTGCTAAAGTGGCGCATTGAGGCAACCAGAAGGGCCAAGAGTAGCTCGGCCCTGCTCATAGATGGCAG TGCGTGTGAAGAGGCGCTGCTGGTGGGCGGTGGGGAAGCAGGCACCATCACCTTGGGCCAGTACCTCCGGCAACTGGCACGCCACCAAAACTTCCTGTGGTTCGTGGGCATGGATCTGGTACAG GTGTTTCACTGCCACTTCAACAGCaacttcttccccctcttcctggAGCACTTGCTGTCAGAGCACATCTCGCTCTCCACCGGCTCCTTCCTGCTGG GCATCTCCTATGTTGCTCCTCATCTCAACAACCTCTACTTCCTGCCCCTGTGCCGGCGCTGGGGTGTCTATGCAGTGGTGCGGGGCCTCTTCCTGCTCAAGCTGAGCCTTAGCCTCCTCATGCTGTTGGCTGGCCCAGACCACCCTGGCCTGCTTTGCTTCTTCATTGCCAG CAACCGTGTCTTCACTGAGGGCACCTGTAAGCTGCTGACCCTGGTGGTCACTGACCTGGTGGATGAGGACCTGGTGCTGAACCATCGCAAACAGGCAGCCTCGGCGCTTCTCTTTGGTATGGTTGCCCTGGTGACCAAGCCTGGCCAGACCTTTGCCCCACTGCTGGGCACCTGGCTTCTCTGCTTCTATACAG GTCACGACCTTTTTCAGCAGCCCCCAGTGACGTCTGTGGGGAGTGTCCGGCCATGGCCAGAGCCGCCCGCGCCAGCGCCGGCGCAGGCGCCGACACTCCGCCAGGGTTGCTTCTACCTGCTGGTGCTGGTGCCCATCACCTGCGCACTGCTGCAGCTCTTCACCTGGTCCCGGTTCACACTGCACGGGAGACGCCTGCGTATGGTCAAGGCCCAGCGACAGAACCTGGCCCAGATCCACACGCTGGACATTAAGGTGGTGTGA
- the Mfsd13a gene encoding transmembrane protein 180 isoform X1, whose amino-acid sequence MRLGWPQLRLLGLPTAVVYGSLALFTSILHNVFLLYYVDTFVSVYKINKVSFWVGETVFLLWNSFNDPLFGWLSDRQFLSSQPWSGAGLSSRDVVLTRVRALGWHGPLLALSFLAFWVPWAPAGLQFLLCLCLYDGFLTLVDLHHHALLADLALSAHDRTHLNFYCSLFSAAGSMSVFASYAFWNKEDFSSFRAFCVVLAAGSGLGFLGATRLLKWRIEATRRAKSSSALLIDGSLPFPSTVRVKRRCWWAVGKQAPSPWASTSGNWHATKTSCGSWAWIWYRCFTATSTATSSPSSWSTCCQSTSRSPPAPSCWWRLPTTVETGIAPEEVGPLPSLGISYVAPHLNNLYFLPLCRRWGVYAVVRGLFLLKLSLSLLMLLAGPDHPGLLCFFIASNRVFTEGTCKLLTLVVTDLVDEDLVLNHRKQAASALLFGMVALVTKPGQTFAPLLGTWLLCFYTGHDLFQQPPVTSVGSVRPWPEPPAPAPAQAPTLRQGCFYLLVLVPITCALLQLFTWSRFTLHGRRLRMVKAQRQNLAQIHTLDIKVV is encoded by the exons ATGAGGCTAGGCTGGCCCCAACTCAGGCTGCTGGGCCTGCCCACAGCCGTGGTGTATGGCTCCTTGGCTCTCTTCACCTCCATCCTGCATAATGTGTTCCTGCTGTACTACGTGGACACCTTTGTCTCCGTGTATAAGATCAACAAAGTGTCCTTCTGGGTTGGAGAG ACTGTATTTCTCCTCTGGAACAGCTTCAACGACCCCCTCTTCGGCTGGCTCAGTGACCGCCAGTTCCTCAGCTCCCAGCCATG GTCAGGAGCCGGGCTCTCCTCCAGAGATGTGGTGCTGACTCGGGTGCGGGCGCTAGGCTGGCACGGGCCGCTGCTGGCACTGTCCTTCCTGGCATTCTGGGTGCCCTGGGCCCCTGCTGGCTTGCAGTTCTTACTGTGCCTGTGCCTCTATGATGGCTTCCTGACGCTCGTGGACCTCCACCATCATGCCTTGCTGGCTGACCTGGCTCTCTCAGCCCATGACCGCACCCACCTCAACTTTTACTGCTCCCTCTTCAGTGCCGCTGGCTCCatgtctgtctttgcctcctatGCCTTTTGGAACAAGGAAGACTTCTCCTCCTTCCGTGCCTTTTGTGTGGTACTAGctgctggctctgggctgggcttTCTGGGAGCCACACGATTGCTAAAGTGGCGCATTGAGGCAACCAGAAGGGCCAAGAGTAGCTCGGCCCTGCTCATAGATGGCAG tcttcccttcccctctACAGTGCGTGTGAAGAGGCGCTGCTGGTGGGCGGTGGGGAAGCAGGCACCATCACCTTGGGCCAGTACCTCCGGCAACTGGCACGCCACCAAAACTTCCTGTGGTTCGTGGGCATGGATCTGGTACAG GTGTTTCACTGCCACTTCAACAGCaacttcttccccctcttcctggAGCACTTGCTGTCAGAGCACATCTCGCTCTCCACCGGCTCCTTCCTGCTGG TGGCGGCTGCCAACCACTGTTGAGACTGGCATTGCTCCTGAAGAAGTGGGCCCTCTTCCCTCCCTAGGCATCTCCTATGTTGCTCCTCATCTCAACAACCTCTACTTCCTGCCCCTGTGCCGGCGCTGGGGTGTCTATGCAGTGGTGCGGGGCCTCTTCCTGCTCAAGCTGAGCCTTAGCCTCCTCATGCTGTTGGCTGGCCCAGACCACCCTGGCCTGCTTTGCTTCTTCATTGCCAG CAACCGTGTCTTCACTGAGGGCACCTGTAAGCTGCTGACCCTGGTGGTCACTGACCTGGTGGATGAGGACCTGGTGCTGAACCATCGCAAACAGGCAGCCTCGGCGCTTCTCTTTGGTATGGTTGCCCTGGTGACCAAGCCTGGCCAGACCTTTGCCCCACTGCTGGGCACCTGGCTTCTCTGCTTCTATACAG GTCACGACCTTTTTCAGCAGCCCCCAGTGACGTCTGTGGGGAGTGTCCGGCCATGGCCAGAGCCGCCCGCGCCAGCGCCGGCGCAGGCGCCGACACTCCGCCAGGGTTGCTTCTACCTGCTGGTGCTGGTGCCCATCACCTGCGCACTGCTGCAGCTCTTCACCTGGTCCCGGTTCACACTGCACGGGAGACGCCTGCGTATGGTCAAGGCCCAGCGACAGAACCTGGCCCAGATCCACACGCTGGACATTAAGGTGGTGTGA